A single window of Maylandia zebra isolate NMK-2024a linkage group LG2, Mzebra_GT3a, whole genome shotgun sequence DNA harbors:
- the LOC143413958 gene encoding uncharacterized protein LOC143413958 isoform X2: MQIFQGSKGAKGQKIKDIMAISSLYDDIDIKREHTLKSLVIYFNEDPDLLFKEYLTSSTEDERLRSTAATVMGIYTIRREGIQEPEDVGVVTEGTTVMNNLGSVIMAFIVLFGLIYALDLSYPNDHKYTFEFCQKILMNLDGQRLSTKMQQMKMKMFAKANKTQHKS; this comes from the exons ATGCAAATTTTTCAGGGGAGCAAAGGAGCAAAGGGCCAAAAGATCAAGGATATCATGGCGATCAGTAGTTTG TATGATGACATCGACATAAAGAGGGAGCATACTCTTAAAAGCCTGGTGATCTACTTTAATGAAGATCCAGACCTACTGTTCAAGGAGTATCTG ACCTCCTCCACTGAGGATGAACGGTTGAGGTCCACTGCAGCAACTGTCATGGGTATTTACACCATCAGAAGAGAAGGGATTCAGGAGCCAGAGGATGTTGGAGTTGTCACTGAAGGTACTACAGTTATGAACAACCTCGGTAGTGTCATCATGGCATTCATCGTCCTCTTTGGACTGATTTATGCACTTGATCTGAGCTATCCAAATGACCACAAGTATACGTTTGAGTTCTGTCAGAAGATTTTGATGAATCTGGATGGACAAAGGCTCAGTACAAAGATgcagcaaatgaaaatgaagatgTTTGCTAAGGCAAACAAGACCCAGCACAAAAGTTGA
- the LOC143413958 gene encoding uncharacterized protein LOC143413958 isoform X1, with protein MKENAARNMPKQQVNAEFLQITTKPLQAKFLAQLDNLTDKLMQIFQGSKGAKGQKIKDIMAISSLYDDIDIKREHTLKSLVIYFNEDPDLLFKEYLTSSTEDERLRSTAATVMGIYTIRREGIQEPEDVGVVTEGTTVMNNLGSVIMAFIVLFGLIYALDLSYPNDHKYTFEFCQKILMNLDGQRLSTKMQQMKMKMFAKANKTQHKS; from the exons atgaaggaaaacgctgctaggaacatgccaaagcaacag GTGAATGCAGAGTTCCTGCAGATCACTACAAAACCCCTGCAGGCGAAGTTCTTGGCTCAGCTGGACAATTTAACAGACAAGCTGATGCAAATTTTTCAGGGGAGCAAAGGAGCAAAGGGCCAAAAGATCAAGGATATCATGGCGATCAGTAGTTTG TATGATGACATCGACATAAAGAGGGAGCATACTCTTAAAAGCCTGGTGATCTACTTTAATGAAGATCCAGACCTACTGTTCAAGGAGTATCTG ACCTCCTCCACTGAGGATGAACGGTTGAGGTCCACTGCAGCAACTGTCATGGGTATTTACACCATCAGAAGAGAAGGGATTCAGGAGCCAGAGGATGTTGGAGTTGTCACTGAAGGTACTACAGTTATGAACAACCTCGGTAGTGTCATCATGGCATTCATCGTCCTCTTTGGACTGATTTATGCACTTGATCTGAGCTATCCAAATGACCACAAGTATACGTTTGAGTTCTGTCAGAAGATTTTGATGAATCTGGATGGACAAAGGCTCAGTACAAAGATgcagcaaatgaaaatgaagatgTTTGCTAAGGCAAACAAGACCCAGCACAAAAGTTGA